The nucleotide sequence TTACTATTTTGATGTGTTTACAAGTACTAGAACCTAACAGATTCTATGCTCGGCTTGATTTCCTATTTGATTCCCTTTCAACTGATGCGCCTACGTAGATGATTCTGTTCCTGCTCCTGCACTACTCATTTCCGTCTTCGATCCAAGCTCATGGAAAGGAGTCTATTTTCGGAATTCCTTCTTTTGTCTACGCTAAATGTACCAAAATGGAGAGAATAGATTGATTTGTGGTCATATCTGTTGAATAACTCTGCTTCCAATTCCATGCCCTGTTATTAGGGGCTGATTTGAATCAGTACAGCAATAGATGTTAGGGTGAGTATAAAGCCTGGAGATAACATCTCATTGTCGATTCTGCATGCTGAAAAGATGTTTGCTATTATGCTGTGGCATCGTAGAAATAGCCATCTCATAATGGAAAGTGCGCAGATTTGATTTCCATCTTCTTAGAGATAATTTACGGTTAAAAGCAATCCCACCAGACATGTTGTGAGTAGGAgattaccaaatgaaacattgatGGCTGAGCTGGGAAGTCCGGTTGGTTCTGGCACACCATAAACTGTCTGTCCACCAGGTGTGGTTGTGAATGGGGGTGTCATTGTCGGAGTTGGGTTAGCTGGTGAACTTATGCTGcatttgcaaaagcaaaaaagaTTCTTAGTTTCACTAATGTAGAAGTTGTAGCAATTTTGCCACCCTGGCCATGAGGTTAGAGGTTCAAGTTCCCTTTCCCCAAAGCTTCCCCTACAAGAAAATTGGACACGAAGATGAAATTCTACCTTGGTGGCTGGGGTGCAGTTATAGATGGTGGTGTTATAGATGGTGTTGTGGGAGATGATGCATAGTGACAGCTCCCACTACCTGTAATGATTCATGAGGAAGAGTTTAGTGCtaatcatatataattataatattcGAGTATGCATATTGATGATGAAAATGGGAGGATAATATTCACTGTAGGAAAAGGGTGAGGGTATGAGAATTAGTCAGAGAATTTTGATCTGTGATGGTCGTGAATTCTTACTTGGGTCAGTGTTGGTAAGTTGGGCTGTCCCTCCAAAAACACAGCTAGTTGGCGATTGGTGCTTCTGGTAATAGTTGTTGAAGGCATAAGAAGTGTGATCACGAAGTGTATTTGGATTGTAACAGCTTGCGCCTGTTTGAATTGGTGAACAGTCTGCACCACCATAGCCGCAAGCATAGTCGAGAGCAACCTG is from Tripterygium wilfordii isolate XIE 37 chromosome 14, ASM1340144v1, whole genome shotgun sequence and encodes:
- the LOC120014309 gene encoding PLASMODESMATA CALLOSE-BINDING PROTEIN 3-like, with product MGSRVIQHLAFLLYLVLSSGSIVAEKPPPEAVQENELVGNQEKQMFFSSSVSTTQFDTTPGTLPLVNPTPPGTTPGVNPTPPTPIITGPIITPPTPMTMTPPTMTPPTTTPASSGGSWCIASPNASPTALQVALDYACGYGGADCSPIQTGASCYNPNTLRDHTSYAFNNYYQKHQSPTSCVFGGTAQLTNTDPSSGSCHYASSPTTPSITPPSITAPQPPSISSPANPTPTMTPPFTTTPGGQTVYGVPEPTGLPSSAINVSFACRIDNEMLSPGFILTLTSIAVLIQISP